The following proteins come from a genomic window of Pirellula staleyi DSM 6068:
- a CDS encoding peroxiredoxin, producing the protein MAVLVTQPAPEFKAQAVMPDKSFKQVSLADYKGKYVLLFFYPLDFTFVCPTEIIAFSDRGDEFSALDTQILGVSVDSHYTHLAWRNTPRTEGGLGEISYPLVADLNKDIARNYGILLPGGVALRGLFLIDKTGVVRHEVVNDLPLGRSVDEALRMVKALQYFETNGEVCPANWKEGSRSIKPTVSDSKKFFSAEYAAKS; encoded by the coding sequence ATGGCCGTTTTGGTCACTCAGCCCGCTCCCGAGTTCAAAGCCCAAGCCGTGATGCCCGACAAGTCGTTCAAGCAAGTTAGCTTGGCCGATTACAAGGGAAAGTACGTCCTGCTGTTCTTTTACCCACTCGACTTCACGTTCGTTTGCCCCACCGAAATCATTGCGTTTTCGGATCGTGGCGATGAATTCTCGGCCCTCGACACCCAGATCCTCGGGGTCTCGGTCGACAGCCACTACACCCACTTGGCCTGGCGTAACACGCCTCGCACCGAAGGTGGCCTGGGCGAGATTTCTTATCCGCTCGTCGCCGACCTCAACAAAGATATCGCCCGCAACTACGGCATTCTGCTGCCAGGTGGCGTGGCCCTGCGTGGTTTGTTCCTGATCGACAAGACCGGCGTGGTTCGTCACGAAGTGGTGAACGATCTGCCACTCGGACGTAGCGTGGATGAAGCCCTCCGGATGGTGAAGGCGCTGCAGTACTTCGAAACCAATGGCGAAGTTTGCCCCGCCAACTGGAAAGAAGGCTCGCGCTCGATCAAGCCAACCGTTTCGGACAGCAAGAAGTTCTTCTCGGCTGAATACGCTGCCAAGAGCTAG
- a CDS encoding HD domain-containing protein, whose product MESLSWNLVTQHGGERSTIAPGARRALMHDYKHDFKSENLSHDPVHGYIPFTSSALLADGEVSERQVIDHPWLQRLRQIHQLQTAWWVYPTAEHTRFQHVLGAMHLGSRVAAHTYESLASVCPDVPSRGYIESLVRMAGLLHDVGHGPFGHFFDEHFLKGFGLTHETLGSVIIREHLGPMLRGLRKNPSSQLAENESLDPDHIAWLIVRPKGDDGAEKPTWLRFLRALLSGIYTIDNMDFVLRDAFMSGYSPRAFDLDRLLHYTFFSPQGLTIHDRGIEALVRFLSVKAELFRVIYFHRTVRAIDQALADLFRESKDLLFPGNPLEHLDDYQQFTESSLLVDTARWAKSNDPRIRSLGLRWRDLQARNIPWVTVCQRNLVFSAGESEQSSIFTDPKMVESKIREMLPADLREVPLRVDIARAIMRPHTLGPAAGQNFLYDSAADQLKPLSANVLYKRLPHSHRLCRIYAPSTEHSVLITAAVDSLLGGSSTDDVTNM is encoded by the coding sequence ATGGAATCTCTCTCTTGGAATCTGGTGACGCAGCACGGCGGCGAACGTTCGACGATCGCTCCGGGCGCTCGACGAGCTCTGATGCACGACTATAAGCACGACTTCAAAAGCGAAAACCTGAGCCACGATCCGGTTCATGGCTATATCCCCTTCACGTCGAGCGCCTTGCTGGCCGACGGCGAAGTCTCGGAACGTCAGGTGATCGATCATCCCTGGCTGCAGCGGCTGCGACAGATTCATCAGCTGCAAACCGCCTGGTGGGTCTATCCCACGGCCGAGCATACCCGTTTTCAGCATGTGCTCGGGGCAATGCATCTGGGGAGCCGCGTGGCGGCGCACACCTACGAAAGCCTGGCGTCGGTTTGTCCCGATGTGCCGAGCCGTGGCTATATCGAATCGCTCGTTCGCATGGCCGGGCTCCTCCATGATGTGGGGCACGGTCCGTTTGGTCACTTTTTCGACGAGCATTTTCTGAAGGGGTTTGGTCTCACCCACGAAACACTCGGGAGCGTGATTATCCGCGAGCATTTGGGGCCGATGCTGCGAGGATTACGCAAAAACCCGAGCAGTCAGCTAGCGGAGAACGAATCGCTCGACCCCGACCATATCGCCTGGCTGATCGTTCGTCCCAAAGGAGATGACGGGGCGGAAAAGCCGACATGGCTGCGGTTTTTACGGGCTTTGCTGAGCGGCATCTATACGATCGACAACATGGACTTCGTCCTCCGCGACGCGTTTATGTCGGGCTATAGTCCGCGCGCATTCGACCTCGACCGGCTGCTGCACTACACCTTCTTTAGCCCGCAAGGTCTGACGATTCACGATCGCGGGATCGAAGCGCTGGTCCGATTCCTGAGTGTGAAGGCCGAGTTGTTTCGAGTCATCTATTTCCATCGCACAGTGCGGGCGATCGATCAGGCTCTCGCCGATCTGTTTCGCGAAAGTAAGGATCTGCTGTTTCCGGGCAACCCGCTCGAGCATCTAGACGATTATCAGCAGTTCACCGAGTCGAGCTTGCTGGTCGACACAGCGCGGTGGGCCAAGAGCAACGATCCCCGAATTCGTTCACTCGGGCTGCGGTGGCGCGATTTGCAGGCCCGCAACATCCCGTGGGTGACGGTTTGTCAGAGGAATTTGGTGTTCAGCGCGGGGGAATCGGAGCAGTCGAGCATTTTCACCGATCCGAAGATGGTGGAGTCGAAGATTCGCGAAATGTTGCCAGCCGACCTTCGCGAAGTTCCACTGCGGGTCGATATTGCTCGGGCGATCATGCGCCCCCACACATTGGGGCCAGCGGCGGGGCAGAATTTTCTGTACGACTCGGCTGCTGATCAGCTGAAACCACTTTCGGCGAACGTGTTGTACAAACGACTGCCGCACAGCCACCGTTTGTGCCGGATCTATGCCCCTTCGACTGAGCATTCGGTGCTGATCACCGCCGCCGTCGACTCGCTGCTGGGGGGATCGTCGACCGACGACGTCACCAATATGTAG
- a CDS encoding alpha/beta fold hydrolase, producing the protein MSLRRSVALSLLAIAPSMLFPPIAVAEEQPTAAAEVDPRKPTAINTAEVPLVPAELDKLLQAYQNTRAAGFAGWDPEGKGMLIRTRFGNSVQLHRVYEPGGRREQVTFFDEPVSGMFLPETLSGQMLVLMDEGGNENDQIYLHSKASPLPTLLTDGKSRNQLGAVRRDGTRLIFGSNKRNGRDTDLYLMNPLAPQSTKMVLEVNGEFWSAVDWSEDGSQLLLIKYVSANESYPAILDIESGEKVMLPLPEEGIAHVGPIGFSHDGKQVIMATDSGSEFSKLMLLDLQTKKFEKLTDDIDWDVEDLAIDHKTGTFAAVVNADGRSQVLLFTKNAAGKLERKELKLPLGIVSSLEFSPDSQSLGFTLAASDNPADAYALALETDELTRWTFSEVGGLDTSKFVRPTAIRVKSFDGLEVPAWYYRPESASGSQPAPVLIMIHGGPESQSQPYFSPIIQFYLQELGVAVILPNVRGSSGYGKTYLKLDNAELREDSVKDIGAVLDWIKQRDELDSGHIGVSGGSYGGYMVLASLVMYGERIRCGIDNVGIANFQTFLENTAEYRRDLRRVEYGDERDPKMREVFARISPALHADKIKSALLVAHGVNDPRVPYSEAVQIAEKVRASERSVWTVYAENEGHGFAKKENSDYFRAVEVLFLRKHLLESK; encoded by the coding sequence ATGTCCTTGCGCCGATCGGTCGCGCTCAGCTTGCTGGCGATCGCTCCCTCGATGCTCTTCCCGCCCATCGCGGTCGCCGAGGAGCAGCCCACAGCCGCCGCTGAAGTCGACCCACGCAAGCCCACGGCCATCAACACCGCCGAGGTTCCGCTCGTTCCTGCTGAGCTCGACAAGCTGTTGCAGGCGTATCAAAACACCCGCGCCGCCGGTTTTGCAGGCTGGGACCCCGAAGGGAAAGGGATGCTCATTCGCACCCGCTTCGGCAACTCCGTTCAGCTCCATCGGGTCTACGAGCCAGGTGGTCGTCGCGAGCAAGTTACTTTCTTCGATGAACCAGTCAGCGGCATGTTTCTCCCCGAGACCCTCTCGGGGCAAATGCTCGTCCTGATGGACGAAGGTGGCAACGAGAACGATCAAATTTATCTGCACTCGAAGGCTAGCCCACTCCCGACACTCCTCACCGATGGCAAGAGCCGCAATCAGCTCGGCGCTGTACGCCGGGATGGAACGCGTCTGATCTTTGGAAGCAACAAGCGCAACGGCCGCGACACCGATCTCTACCTGATGAATCCTCTCGCCCCGCAAAGCACCAAAATGGTGCTCGAAGTGAATGGCGAGTTCTGGTCGGCTGTCGACTGGAGCGAAGATGGCTCGCAGCTACTCCTCATCAAGTATGTCTCGGCCAACGAATCGTATCCCGCTATTCTCGACATCGAGTCGGGCGAGAAAGTGATGCTGCCACTTCCCGAAGAGGGGATCGCGCATGTCGGCCCGATCGGTTTCTCGCACGATGGCAAGCAAGTCATCATGGCGACCGATAGCGGCAGCGAATTCTCGAAGCTGATGCTCCTGGATCTCCAAACCAAAAAGTTCGAAAAGCTCACGGACGATATCGACTGGGATGTCGAGGACTTGGCGATCGATCACAAGACCGGCACATTCGCCGCCGTGGTGAATGCCGACGGCCGGAGCCAGGTGCTGCTGTTCACGAAAAACGCCGCAGGTAAGCTCGAGCGCAAAGAACTGAAGCTGCCGCTGGGGATTGTTTCGTCGCTCGAGTTTTCCCCCGATTCCCAATCGCTCGGCTTCACCTTGGCTGCGAGCGATAATCCGGCCGATGCCTACGCGCTCGCGCTCGAAACCGACGAATTGACACGCTGGACGTTCAGCGAAGTGGGCGGGCTCGATACGAGCAAGTTTGTTCGTCCTACGGCGATTCGCGTGAAGAGCTTCGATGGACTGGAGGTCCCAGCGTGGTACTACCGCCCGGAGTCGGCCAGCGGCAGCCAACCAGCGCCGGTGCTGATCATGATTCATGGGGGGCCCGAGAGTCAGTCGCAGCCCTATTTTTCGCCGATCATTCAGTTCTATCTGCAGGAACTGGGGGTCGCGGTGATCCTGCCGAACGTCCGTGGCTCGTCGGGCTACGGTAAAACCTACCTCAAGCTCGACAACGCCGAACTGCGGGAAGATAGCGTGAAAGATATCGGCGCTGTGCTCGACTGGATCAAGCAGCGCGACGAACTCGACAGCGGACACATCGGCGTGAGTGGCGGATCGTACGGTGGCTATATGGTTCTCGCTTCGCTGGTGATGTACGGCGAGCGAATTCGCTGCGGCATCGACAACGTCGGGATCGCCAACTTTCAAACGTTTCTCGAGAACACCGCCGAATATCGCCGCGATTTGCGGCGCGTTGAGTATGGCGACGAACGGGACCCGAAGATGCGCGAAGTTTTCGCTCGCATCAGCCCGGCGCTACACGCCGACAAAATCAAGTCGGCGCTGCTCGTCGCTCATGGTGTGAACGACCCGCGCGTTCCTTATAGCGAAGCGGTTCAGATTGCCGAGAAGGTGCGCGCCAGCGAGCGGAGTGTCTGGACGGTGTACGCCGAGAACGAAGGGCACGGCTTTGCCAAGAAAGAGAACTCCGACTACTTCCGTGCAGTCGAGGTGTTGTTCCTCCGCAAGCACTTGCTCGAATCGAAATAG
- a CDS encoding amidase: MTTKLPTIEEAARMLRAQELTAVELTEQCLANIDQFDERVKAWTIVDRERALSAARALDSEAARFEFRSPLHGIPIGIKDIIDVEGLATGAGFPLRKSHVALQDAPVVKQLRAAGCVMLGKTVTTQFACFDPAATRNPWDLQRSPGGSSSGSAAAVASEMCLAAIGTQTGGSILRPASFCGVAGYKPGFGCVDMRGVVPVSYHLDHVGPLARTVSDLYEVWKAIAMRVPPVSIDFLQVEYLNRQFDDWVDSGPMTMVLRVAEGPILAGVASDVQQTTESAIRKLQSSMRMAPLTLPPIIDEVPAMHRRIMAVEAAAVHRENYARFPEYFLPTISALIEEGLATSAVDYAAALAHQRATRQQMMQVLVTSGDEPISCFVLPSTVTTATEPTSTGSALLNLPWSYVGLPAITIPCGTSAAGLPCGLQFVGPIAGQVFALAGMAERVLACRSRPKMLEENL; this comes from the coding sequence ATGACGACGAAACTTCCGACGATCGAAGAAGCTGCACGGATGCTCCGCGCGCAGGAACTCACCGCCGTAGAACTTACCGAGCAATGCCTGGCGAATATCGACCAGTTCGACGAGCGCGTGAAGGCCTGGACGATCGTCGATCGCGAGCGAGCTTTGTCGGCGGCACGCGCGCTCGATAGCGAAGCGGCTCGGTTTGAATTTCGCTCGCCACTGCATGGGATTCCGATCGGCATCAAGGACATCATCGATGTCGAAGGACTCGCGACCGGTGCCGGATTTCCGCTCCGAAAATCACATGTCGCGCTGCAGGATGCACCGGTCGTAAAACAGCTGCGCGCCGCTGGCTGTGTGATGCTTGGCAAAACAGTGACCACGCAATTTGCCTGCTTCGATCCAGCGGCGACGCGCAATCCATGGGATCTTCAGCGTTCTCCCGGTGGAAGCAGCAGCGGTTCAGCCGCCGCTGTGGCGAGCGAGATGTGTCTGGCCGCCATCGGCACACAAACGGGCGGTTCGATTCTTCGTCCCGCCTCGTTTTGTGGTGTGGCTGGCTACAAGCCAGGCTTCGGATGTGTCGATATGCGGGGTGTCGTGCCGGTGTCGTATCACCTCGATCATGTCGGTCCCCTGGCGCGAACCGTGAGCGATTTGTACGAAGTGTGGAAAGCGATCGCGATGCGCGTGCCACCGGTATCGATCGACTTTTTACAAGTGGAGTATCTGAATCGCCAGTTCGACGACTGGGTCGATAGCGGCCCGATGACGATGGTGCTGCGTGTTGCCGAGGGACCGATTCTCGCGGGTGTGGCGAGCGATGTGCAGCAGACGACAGAGTCGGCGATTCGCAAACTGCAGTCGTCGATGCGCATGGCCCCACTCACCCTCCCGCCGATCATCGATGAAGTTCCAGCGATGCATCGCCGGATCATGGCGGTTGAGGCGGCTGCAGTGCATCGCGAAAATTATGCCCGCTTTCCCGAGTATTTTTTGCCCACGATTTCCGCCCTGATTGAAGAAGGACTCGCCACGTCGGCCGTCGACTACGCCGCGGCGCTGGCCCATCAGCGCGCGACCCGTCAGCAGATGATGCAAGTGCTGGTGACCAGTGGCGATGAACCGATCAGCTGTTTCGTGCTTCCGTCCACCGTCACCACCGCCACCGAACCTACAAGCACCGGAAGTGCTCTTCTCAATCTTCCGTGGAGCTATGTCGGGCTCCCCGCGATCACGATTCCGTGCGGAACGAGCGCCGCTGGGTTACCATGTGGCCTACAGTTTGTCGGGCCGATCGCAGGTCAAGTTTTTGCGCTTGCGGGAATGGCTGAACGTGTGCTCGCTTGTCGCTCTCGTCCCAAGATGCTCGAGGAAAACCTATGA
- a CDS encoding gamma carbonic anhydrase family protein, whose amino-acid sequence MSIDPTNTQRRPELIHASAYIAPTAVVIGNVVIEEEASVWPLAVIRGDSERIVIGAGSNVQDGSVLHADPDFPCVLGKRVTIGHAAVVHGAIIDDEVMIGMRAIVMNGAKIGRGSIVGVGALVTEGMVLEPGSVVIGQPAKLHRMASEKDRARIEHAATHYIEAAKIYRQAEKM is encoded by the coding sequence ATGTCGATCGACCCAACCAATACACAGCGTCGCCCCGAGCTGATTCACGCGTCGGCCTACATTGCTCCCACTGCAGTGGTGATTGGCAACGTGGTCATCGAGGAGGAGGCGAGTGTTTGGCCACTCGCGGTGATTCGGGGCGACAGCGAGCGGATCGTGATCGGGGCAGGTTCGAACGTGCAAGACGGTTCAGTGCTGCATGCCGATCCCGATTTTCCCTGTGTGCTGGGAAAGCGGGTTACGATTGGCCATGCAGCGGTAGTGCATGGGGCGATCATCGACGACGAAGTAATGATCGGCATGCGAGCCATTGTGATGAACGGCGCGAAGATTGGCCGGGGGAGCATCGTGGGAGTCGGCGCGCTGGTGACCGAAGGGATGGTGCTCGAGCCGGGAAGCGTTGTGATCGGCCAGCCGGCGAAATTGCATCGCATGGCGAGTGAGAAGGATCGCGCACGAATCGAGCATGCCGCGACCCACTACATCGAGGCGGCAAAGATTTATCGCCAAGCCGAGAAAATGTGA